A single region of the Anaerostipes rhamnosivorans genome encodes:
- a CDS encoding thiamine pyrophosphate-dependent enzyme: protein MSQKATVDEIQKTADSIRRQILKTALDKGGCYLAQACSSAELVASLYMEIMNLGPSAGEWEPIPFPGVPGPGNMNYQRGAAYHGVPAPDKDRFFVSCCHYASVIYCALAATGRISPDCMEKFNVDGWNMEMIGAEHSPGFENTAGSLGQTVSIAAGTAHARKMKGETGKVFCLLGDGELQEGQLWECIQSASYFKLDNFIVLVDANGQQVEGATDHQTNVEPMTDRFEAFGAVCVSCDGHDIQAVIDAASKTPHKDKPLVVIARTNGTTGIPPLQKRWPFLHFVRIKEDERDEFIKIYEEL, encoded by the coding sequence ATGAGTCAAAAAGCTACAGTGGATGAAATACAGAAAACTGCGGACAGTATCCGCAGACAGATTTTAAAAACCGCCCTGGATAAAGGCGGCTGTTATCTGGCACAGGCTTGTTCCTCCGCGGAACTGGTGGCCAGCCTCTATATGGAAATCATGAACCTGGGACCATCTGCCGGCGAATGGGAACCCATTCCCTTTCCGGGCGTACCTGGTCCCGGCAATATGAATTATCAGCGGGGAGCTGCCTATCACGGGGTACCTGCTCCTGACAAAGACCGATTTTTTGTATCCTGCTGCCATTATGCATCCGTTATCTACTGCGCACTGGCTGCAACCGGACGGATTTCTCCCGACTGTATGGAAAAGTTTAATGTGGACGGGTGGAATATGGAAATGATCGGAGCCGAGCATTCCCCAGGGTTTGAAAACACTGCAGGATCCCTGGGACAGACGGTGTCCATCGCAGCCGGCACCGCACACGCCAGAAAAATGAAAGGTGAAACCGGCAAAGTATTCTGCCTGCTCGGAGACGGAGAACTGCAGGAAGGACAGCTCTGGGAATGTATCCAGTCTGCCTCCTATTTTAAATTAGATAATTTTATTGTCCTGGTGGATGCCAACGGCCAGCAGGTAGAAGGTGCCACAGACCATCAGACAAATGTTGAACCTATGACTGACCGGTTTGAAGCTTTTGGAGCCGTCTGCGTCTCCTGTGACGGCCATGATATCCAGGCTGTCATTGATGCGGCGTCAAAGACCCCGCACAAAGATAAACCACTTGTTGTCATCGCCAGAACCAACGGAACAACTGGTATCCCGCCGCTTCAAAAAAGATGGCCGTTTTTACATTTTGTACGGATCAAGGAAGATGAGCGGGATGAATTCATAAAAATATATGAGGAATTATAG
- a CDS encoding transketolase family protein, giving the protein MKIEVNTHEKSMLAFAEKHPETLVLSADLGTSCEVKKFRAQKPESYLTMGIAEQNMCSWAAGLAREGYRPFLHTFAVFLYRRILDQLEMSVAYPNLPVVFVGFVPGITTPGGVTHQSINDVATLRSVPNMAIFDIGDATEIEGVLDLAYEWNGPVYIRMLRKEVPRLFPANEPMQFNHARVLSEGDDVVIFSSSICTEEAMRATAALKEKGISVQHMHISTLKPFTDPSVTAAIKKAKYGVVTIENHLTTGGLGTAVADVIAENGLGKRLIKIGLKSYPHGASKMYLMKKYGIDAMNLVYAVEDLTGKKLNLNESDLEDVRFVDFLEV; this is encoded by the coding sequence ATGAAAATTGAAGTCAATACACACGAAAAGTCTATGCTGGCGTTCGCCGAAAAGCATCCGGAAACACTTGTGTTATCGGCAGATCTTGGAACATCATGTGAAGTCAAAAAGTTCAGGGCGCAAAAGCCGGAATCTTATTTAACGATGGGAATCGCGGAACAAAATATGTGTTCCTGGGCTGCAGGGCTTGCCAGAGAGGGATACCGCCCGTTTTTACATACCTTTGCGGTATTTTTGTACCGCCGCATTCTGGACCAGCTGGAGATGAGCGTGGCCTATCCAAATCTCCCAGTTGTTTTTGTAGGATTCGTTCCCGGCATCACAACTCCAGGCGGGGTAACCCATCAATCCATCAATGATGTAGCTACCCTGCGGTCTGTTCCCAATATGGCTATTTTTGATATCGGGGATGCCACAGAAATTGAAGGGGTCCTGGATCTTGCATATGAATGGAACGGCCCCGTCTATATCCGTATGCTCCGCAAGGAGGTCCCCAGATTGTTCCCTGCCAACGAACCGATGCAGTTTAATCATGCCCGGGTGCTGTCCGAGGGAGATGACGTAGTGATTTTTTCTTCCTCCATCTGTACGGAGGAAGCCATGAGAGCCACTGCCGCCCTGAAAGAAAAAGGAATTTCTGTCCAGCACATGCACATATCAACGTTAAAACCCTTCACAGATCCCAGCGTAACGGCCGCGATCAAAAAAGCGAAGTACGGGGTTGTAACCATTGAGAACCATTTGACCACTGGCGGTCTGGGAACCGCTGTTGCCGATGTCATCGCGGAGAATGGTCTTGGCAAGAGGCTGATAAAGATCGGCCTAAAGAGCTATCCCCACGGAGCCTCTAAGATGTATCTGATGAAAAAATACGGAATTGATGCCATGAACCTGGTCTATGCCGTTGAAGATCTGACAGGAAAAAAGCTGAATCTAAACGAATCCGATTTGGAGGACGTCCGGTTTGTGGATTTCCTGGAAGTTTAA
- a CDS encoding class II aldolase/adducin family protein, with product MFLEEKKRIIEAGIKLDRYGLISLAGGNISTKTDTGEILMTPSGMIYEDMEPDDVLVMDLEGHIIEGTNKPSSDMDGILYIFSRRPDIYAAIHTHQPYATAISLIQNEFRADLTTLGNACGGNVKVTPYSSPGSTEMGMDTVEYLGESLAVILAHHGVMTVGKSLKQALTAAVYLEETAKAYLAAKACGPTKELSDAQIRQTVEIYKYVGQGTSQMPEGLTDRIS from the coding sequence ATGTTTTTAGAAGAGAAAAAGAGAATCATCGAAGCAGGAATTAAATTAGACCGGTACGGTCTCATCTCGTTGGCAGGAGGAAACATCAGTACCAAAACAGATACAGGTGAAATCCTCATGACACCTTCCGGCATGATTTATGAAGATATGGAACCTGATGATGTGCTGGTCATGGATCTTGAGGGGCACATCATAGAAGGGACCAACAAACCATCTTCCGATATGGACGGAATTTTATATATTTTCAGCCGCCGGCCTGACATTTATGCGGCAATCCATACCCATCAGCCATATGCAACGGCTATTTCTTTGATCCAGAATGAATTCCGGGCGGATCTTACGACACTGGGGAATGCGTGCGGCGGTAATGTGAAAGTGACTCCTTACAGTTCTCCCGGCTCCACAGAAATGGGAATGGATACGGTAGAGTATCTGGGAGAAAGTCTCGCTGTTATTTTAGCCCATCACGGTGTGATGACCGTGGGAAAAAGCTTAAAACAGGCATTGACCGCAGCCGTCTATCTTGAAGAGACCGCAAAGGCATATCTCGCGGCAAAAGCATGCGGACCAACAAAGGAATTAAGCGATGCCCAGATCAGGCAGACGGTAGAAATCTATAAGTATGTAGGACAGGGGACGTCTCAAATGCCAGAGGGCTTAACGGACCGGATCAGTTGA
- the holA gene encoding DNA polymerase III subunit delta, with amino-acid sequence MKRVLEHIKEQNYQNLYLFYGKEKYLLAQTRDRLKKALIPAEDTMNYSYFEGKKADLPEILELMQTMPFFNDHRLIVLDQTELGKKSNEDFLKALKDIPESTILLIIEDEADKRSKIYKYINKEGCAVAFETPKEKELVLWIAQMLAKEGRKMTQKDLQLFLYKTGHDMFTIKNEIVKLIDYTRGREVITAADLEALTTSQTTNQIFVMLEAIAKKQRDTVLKLYYDLIELKESPFGILALLVRQCNQLLQTQSLAAAGKSQSEMAKELKVPPFVAGKLKQQVRLFQKEELYTMIKKCAATDEGIKTGKIGDRIGVELLLVEFSR; translated from the coding sequence ATGAAAAGAGTATTGGAACATATAAAAGAACAAAATTATCAGAATCTTTATCTGTTTTATGGAAAAGAAAAGTATCTGCTTGCCCAGACGAGAGACAGATTAAAAAAAGCTCTGATTCCCGCGGAAGATACGATGAATTATTCTTATTTTGAGGGGAAAAAGGCAGATCTTCCGGAAATCCTGGAGCTTATGCAGACCATGCCGTTTTTTAATGACCACCGTCTTATCGTGCTGGATCAGACGGAACTTGGGAAAAAGAGCAATGAAGATTTTTTAAAAGCGCTGAAGGATATCCCTGAGTCTACCATTCTTCTGATCATAGAGGATGAGGCAGACAAAAGATCCAAGATCTATAAGTACATCAACAAAGAGGGGTGTGCAGTAGCCTTTGAGACGCCGAAGGAAAAAGAACTGGTTCTATGGATTGCCCAGATGCTTGCTAAGGAAGGCAGGAAAATGACCCAGAAGGATCTTCAGCTTTTTCTTTATAAGACGGGGCATGATATGTTTACCATAAAAAATGAGATCGTAAAGCTGATCGACTATACCCGGGGCCGGGAAGTCATAACTGCTGCGGATCTGGAAGCCCTTACCACCTCCCAGACGACCAATCAGATCTTTGTCATGCTGGAGGCTATTGCGAAGAAGCAGAGGGACACTGTATTAAAGCTCTACTATGATTTGATTGAATTAAAAGAATCACCGTTCGGTATTCTTGCCCTTTTAGTAAGACAGTGTAACCAGTTGTTACAGACCCAGTCTCTTGCCGCGGCCGGAAAATCCCAGAGTGAGATGGCAAAGGAATTAAAAGTACCGCCTTTTGTGGCAGGAAAGCTAAAACAGCAGGTCCGTCTGTTTCAAAAGGAAGAACTGTATACGATGATAAAGAAATGCGCGGCCACTGACGAGGGGATTAAGACTGGAAAGATAGGAGACCGGATCGGAGTGGAACTTTTGCTGGTTGAGTTCAGCAGATAA
- a CDS encoding selenium metabolism-associated LysR family transcriptional regulator — protein MEFRQLEAFVNVVQHHSFSKAAKEMFLSQPTVSAHVVSLEQELSCRLFDRTTKHVEVTEEGEKLYGYAKKMLDLRNEAYKEFIRSGDEKTSLVLAGDSVALQYVLPDILEKFKKLHGDTDIALIQKNSAKTVEMLLTKEADLGFLGRHEDVPELTFIPYGCDQQVVIAPNRERYRNLLENGYTLEGLLREPFILRELTDDTEEDEDRFLEEHGIDLKTLHVAAKIHDKEIMKRSVSMGMGIAVMPLKAVEEEAKKGNLLIFYLDLEQNERTLYLAFRKEDEGQAMLAELTALCIEYNGRERL, from the coding sequence ATGGAGTTTCGACAGCTAGAGGCATTTGTAAATGTAGTGCAGCATCACAGCTTTTCTAAGGCCGCAAAAGAGATGTTTCTGTCCCAGCCTACGGTCAGTGCCCATGTGGTGTCTTTGGAGCAGGAACTATCCTGCAGGCTGTTTGACCGGACAACAAAGCATGTGGAGGTTACAGAAGAGGGAGAAAAGCTATACGGATATGCCAAAAAGATGCTGGATTTAAGGAATGAAGCATATAAAGAGTTTATTCGTTCCGGGGATGAGAAGACATCCCTTGTGCTGGCAGGGGATTCTGTTGCCCTCCAGTATGTTCTGCCGGACATTTTAGAGAAGTTCAAAAAACTGCATGGAGATACAGATATTGCCCTGATTCAGAAGAACAGTGCAAAGACGGTGGAGATGCTCCTTACAAAAGAAGCGGATCTTGGATTTCTGGGGAGGCACGAAGATGTGCCGGAGCTTACCTTCATTCCGTACGGCTGTGACCAGCAGGTGGTGATCGCCCCCAACCGTGAGAGGTATCGGAACCTGCTGGAAAATGGATATACCCTGGAGGGCCTCCTAAGGGAACCGTTTATCTTAAGGGAACTGACCGATGACACGGAGGAAGATGAGGACCGCTTTTTAGAAGAACACGGCATCGACTTAAAGACTCTGCATGTGGCGGCAAAGATCCACGACAAAGAGATTATGAAGCGGTCGGTGAGCATGGGGATGGGAATCGCTGTCATGCCTCTGAAAGCTGTGGAGGAGGAAGCAAAAAAAGGAAACCTCCTGATCTTTTATTTAGATCTCGAGCAGAATGAGAGGACTCTTTATCTGGCTTTCAGGAAAGAGGATGAAGGGCAGGCCATGCTCGCGGAGCTTACGGCATTGTGTATTGAATATAACGGAAGAGAGAGACTGTGA
- a CDS encoding nucleotidyltransferase family protein, translating to MNKKKKFAGIVPCAGLSRRMGAFKPLLPFGDSTIIRATVVSLLDAGVCKVIVVVGCRSKEIEEELSGLERVEFVYNQNFEHGDMMQSVQLGLAQALSFDGAVVVPGDMPMISGRTYETLFAWFEAAAPLVVIPVKEGRRIHPPVISCECFPYLLKFRGSGGLRRALLQFLESTVLVTVEDDPGCMLDTDTPQDYVRLMEYYGRVR from the coding sequence ATGAATAAAAAGAAGAAATTTGCCGGCATCGTCCCATGTGCAGGTCTTTCCCGGAGGATGGGAGCCTTTAAGCCGCTGCTCCCATTTGGAGACAGCACCATTATCAGGGCCACGGTAGTAAGTCTTCTGGATGCCGGGGTTTGTAAGGTCATAGTGGTTGTTGGATGCCGGAGCAAAGAGATTGAAGAGGAGCTTTCCGGTCTTGAAAGAGTAGAGTTTGTATATAATCAGAATTTTGAGCACGGTGATATGATGCAGTCAGTGCAGCTAGGTTTGGCACAGGCCCTGTCGTTTGACGGCGCTGTGGTCGTGCCAGGAGATATGCCTATGATCTCCGGGAGAACTTATGAGACGCTTTTTGCCTGGTTTGAGGCAGCGGCGCCTTTGGTTGTGATTCCTGTCAAAGAGGGGAGGAGAATCCATCCTCCGGTGATCTCCTGTGAGTGTTTTCCTTATCTTTTAAAGTTCCGGGGAAGTGGAGGGCTGAGGCGGGCGCTCCTGCAATTTTTAGAATCCACGGTTCTGGTGACTGTGGAGGATGACCCGGGCTGTATGCTGGATACGGACACGCCCCAGGATTATGTGAGACTGATGGAATATTACGGCAGAGTGAGGTAA
- a CDS encoding type II toxin-antitoxin system RelE/ParE family toxin has protein sequence MHYKVGILPTAWEDLKRIEDWYILQFDVRTALKVSDHILNTIERLESYPDSGSLTPDKWLNERGYRMIICEKQVAIYRKIDKTVYIYHIADTQTEYTKLFY, from the coding sequence ATGCATTATAAAGTTGGGATTCTTCCAACAGCGTGGGAAGATTTAAAACGTATCGAAGATTGGTATATACTACAATTTGATGTTAGAACAGCGTTAAAAGTCAGCGATCATATTTTGAATACGATTGAAAGGCTGGAATCATATCCTGATTCGGGGTCTTTGACCCCGGATAAATGGCTGAATGAACGGGGATACCGTATGATCATCTGCGAAAAACAGGTGGCGATTTACCGCAAGATTGATAAAACTGTATATATTTATCATATAGCGGATACACAGACCGAGTATACAAAATTATTTTATTGA
- a CDS encoding type II toxin-antitoxin system Phd/YefM family antitoxin, with translation MIIKASAALRNDYSSISDMAKETKEPIYITRNGEGDGVFMNIDAFEKREQMLDLREKVLQAELERLSGAETLSVTEARKRLRDRIDAL, from the coding sequence ATGATTATAAAAGCATCCGCTGCATTGAGAAATGATTATTCATCTATTTCTGATATGGCAAAAGAAACAAAAGAACCTATTTATATTACACGAAACGGCGAAGGTGATGGAGTATTTATGAATATTGATGCCTTTGAGAAGAGAGAACAGATGCTGGATCTTCGGGAAAAAGTATTGCAGGCGGAACTGGAACGTCTAAGCGGCGCAGAAACACTCAGCGTCACAGAGGCGAGAAAGAGATTGAGGGATCGGATTGATGCATTATAA